Genomic window (Flavobacteriales bacterium):
AGAAGCTTTGACCGTAATGTTTATCGAGCCATACGCCAGCACCTACGCCAACAAGTGTAGGTGCGGCCACCGACCAGCCGATCATCCCGAACATGCCAAGCCCCATCCATTCGCTTTGATGATGCCGTTTACGTGAGCGGAGCTTGCGGTGCTCCTGCTCCTCCACGCGCTTTTCAAATGAACGTTTTTCGTTGGCCTTGCTCATGACGACTGACCTTTTCTCATTTTCTCCATGCTCTGGATGAAATCGACCTCCAATTTGGCCATCACCGCGCGGATGCTACGCTCGTTCTCATCCAGTTCCATGAATTCCTGCTCAACGGTCTCGTGCAGTTTCCCAAGATCGGTTCCGCCTACCACACGCCTTGATGAGACTGTCACTTCCATTCCCGTCTTGACGAAAATGCCTTCATCCATCGCGAGGAAATGTTCCTCACCGTCCATGGTCTCATACATGAAGATGCCGGGGCGCAACTTGGCGCTGCAATCGAGCCGATGTGGCAAAAACCCGTACGAACCGTTTGTGGTCTCCGCCACCATGCGCTTCACATTCTCTGTTTCCAAGAACACACGGTACGGAAGCAGTACCTTCAATTTCATGTATTCGGAATGCTGCTCCATGGTCATTTTCTGGTCAACGCCTCTTCAATGTTCCCGATCATGTAGAATGCGCTTTCGGGCACCTCCTTGAATTCATCGGCCAGAATACGCTCGCAACCGCTCAAAGCATCTTCCAATTGTACATCCCGGCCCTTGTAGCTACTGAACTGCTCTGTGGTAAAGAACGGCTGCGTCAGGAAGCGTTCCAACCGTCTTGCTCGGTTCACAGTGTTCCTGTCCTCTGTGGAAAGTTGTTCCAATCCGAGCATAGCAATGATGTCCTTCAATTCCTCGTACTGCGCCAAGGTGTGGCGTATCTCCTGCGCAATGGTGTAATGCCGTTGCCCGATAATGCCCGGTGTGGCCATCTTCGAACCCGACTGAAGGAAGTCGATGGCCGGATAGAGCCCTTCGCTGGCCTTTTTTCGCGACAGCACAATGGAGGCCGAAAGATGCGAGAACGTATGCACCGCTGCGGGGTCGGTCAGGTCATCTGCCGGAACATACACCGCCTGTATGGAGGTGATGGCGCCCGTATCAGTATTCGCTATGCGTTCCTGTAGGCGCGAAAGTTCCGTTCCCATGGTGGGTTGATAGCCAAGGCGCGATGGCATCTGCCCCATGAGTCCTGAAACCTCCATTCCTGCCTGAATGAAGCGGAAGATGTTGTCAATGAGCAACAGCACATCGCGGTGTTCATCATCTCGAAAATATTCAGCCATGGTCATGGCGGCATGGCCGACACGGAACCGAGCACCAGGCGATTCGTTCATCTGTCCGAACATCATTACCATATTGTCGAGCACGCCCGCTTGCTTCATATCGTGATAGAGTTCGTGCCCTTCGCGGCAGCGCTCCCCGATGCCGCAGAACATGCTCACTCCGTGGTGATGTCCCACCAAGTTGTGGATCATTTCCGTCAGAAGTACGGTCTTGCCAACACCTGCCCCACCGAACAGACCGGCCTTTCCTCCCCGTTCCAGCGGAACCAACACATCGATGGCTTTGATGCCTGTTACGAAGATCTCCGAACCCGTGGCGTGCTTGGCCAACGAAGGTGGGGACTGGTGAACGCTCCGCATTTCCATCTCAGGCAGTTCGGGCCCGTGATCGATCGTTTTTCCGAACACATCGAACATGCGGCCCAAAAGCTCCTTTCCCACAGGAACCTGTAGCGGCATTTCCTCGGTGTTCACCTCCATGCCACGAGACAGCCCTTCGGTAGGCGTTAAGGCAATACCTCGTACATGATGAGCATCCAACTGAGCCAACACTTCCATGACGACCTCCTTTTCTTCTCCCGAACGCAGAACGGTACGCACGGGAGGCAGATGCTCCTCAAATCGTACATCAACAATGCTCCCGTGTATGGATACAACGGTTCCTTTCTCACTGTTCACAGATGGTTTTTCCATCATCAACGCTTAGCAAGCCCTAAATTACAGACTGACCTGCGAAGTTACCGTTGGGCAATTCCGCCATTCCATTGAAAGTCAGTTTTCGGATATATTGTAGTCATTGTGTCATCCTCATTCCTTTGGTTACCTTCGCGGCAGATTTCATCCCTCCTCAAATAGTTTGCAAGGCGCATTTATTGGATGGTTGAAAGGACCAAAAGCACATAGATGCCCACTTTTAAAGAGTTAGGCCTTCGGGCCGAAGTCGTCCGAGCGTTGGACGATCTGGGATTTGAAAATCCCACCCCTATTCAAGAAAAAGCCATTCCGCAAGTACTGGGTTCCGAAACGGACCTGATTGCCTTGGCGCAGACCGGAACTGG
Coding sequences:
- a CDS encoding ATP synthase subunit codes for the protein MSKANEKRSFEKRVEEQEHRKLRSRKRHHQSEWMGLGMFGMIGWSVAAPTLVGVGAGVWLDKHYGQSFSWTLTLLLAGLFIGCIIAWSWVEREREQMHQDNDEND
- a CDS encoding F0F1 ATP synthase subunit epsilon, which encodes MKLKVLLPYRVFLETENVKRMVAETTNGSYGFLPHRLDCSAKLRPGIFMYETMDGEEHFLAMDEGIFVKTGMEVTVSSRRVVGGTDLGKLHETVEQEFMELDENERSIRAVMAKLEVDFIQSMEKMRKGQSS
- a CDS encoding F0F1 ATP synthase subunit beta, which codes for MMEKPSVNSEKGTVVSIHGSIVDVRFEEHLPPVRTVLRSGEEKEVVMEVLAQLDAHHVRGIALTPTEGLSRGMEVNTEEMPLQVPVGKELLGRMFDVFGKTIDHGPELPEMEMRSVHQSPPSLAKHATGSEIFVTGIKAIDVLVPLERGGKAGLFGGAGVGKTVLLTEMIHNLVGHHHGVSMFCGIGERCREGHELYHDMKQAGVLDNMVMMFGQMNESPGARFRVGHAAMTMAEYFRDDEHRDVLLLIDNIFRFIQAGMEVSGLMGQMPSRLGYQPTMGTELSRLQERIANTDTGAITSIQAVYVPADDLTDPAAVHTFSHLSASIVLSRKKASEGLYPAIDFLQSGSKMATPGIIGQRHYTIAQEIRHTLAQYEELKDIIAMLGLEQLSTEDRNTVNRARRLERFLTQPFFTTEQFSSYKGRDVQLEDALSGCERILADEFKEVPESAFYMIGNIEEALTRK